A genomic stretch from Candidatus Methanomassiliicoccus intestinalis Issoire-Mx1 includes:
- a CDS encoding carbon starvation CstA family protein yields MNSAYILIIGIVVLFFGYIFYGGWLAKKWGVNNDHETPAHTQQDGVDYVPSKAPVLLGHHFASIAGAGPINGPIQAAIFGWLPVFLWIVIGGIFFGAVQDFSSILASIRHKGRSIGYVISEHIGPRAKKLFFIFAYLTLLLVVAAFASIVIDTFDGFTTTSGITTTVAANGSTAMASMLFIFVSIIFGIFLYRYKTNLLITTIFGIIAIIACIAVGLYYPLYLGSTAWTIIIFVYVFIASVAPVWILLQPRDYLNSFLLYGMMAAAIIGILFTGTQITLPAYTGFGGINGTSQLFPMLFITVACGAISGFHSLVGSGTTSKQLDHEKDAKLIGYGGMLIECVLAIIALIAVGTLFAQGSMPSGTPTQVFAAGIANMVAALGIPQYYDVAYIVLILAISAFALTSLDTATRLARYMFQEFFSDDGIPTKARKLLTNPYFSTLITVGLGALLATGGYENIWPLFGSANQLLAVLALMAVAAWMVHEGKSNKMFIIPMAFMLVASISALCITFYNNVMKLFVLGTGTFIAEGLQLILIVILIIFSIVLVIDGINALRSHKQKNRKGKADLGNKL; encoded by the coding sequence GTGAACTCTGCATATATCCTAATCATTGGCATTGTCGTTTTATTTTTTGGATATATATTCTATGGTGGATGGTTGGCTAAAAAATGGGGAGTCAACAATGATCATGAGACTCCGGCTCATACTCAGCAGGATGGTGTTGATTATGTGCCATCCAAAGCCCCTGTTTTACTGGGACATCACTTTGCATCGATTGCCGGTGCAGGGCCCATAAATGGTCCAATCCAGGCAGCAATATTTGGATGGCTGCCGGTATTTTTGTGGATAGTAATCGGTGGAATATTCTTCGGAGCTGTTCAAGATTTTTCATCCATCTTGGCTTCTATTCGTCACAAAGGTCGGTCTATCGGATATGTAATTTCTGAACACATCGGCCCCAGAGCTAAAAAATTATTTTTCATTTTTGCATATCTGACTCTTCTTCTTGTAGTGGCTGCCTTTGCTTCAATTGTCATCGATACATTTGATGGATTCACAACTACAAGCGGCATTACGACCACCGTGGCAGCCAATGGGTCCACTGCAATGGCTTCAATGCTGTTCATATTTGTATCGATCATATTTGGAATATTTCTCTATCGATACAAAACGAATCTCCTGATAACCACAATCTTTGGTATTATTGCTATCATAGCATGCATTGCCGTTGGTCTGTATTATCCATTATATCTGGGCAGTACAGCTTGGACTATTATCATATTTGTTTATGTTTTCATAGCTTCTGTGGCACCTGTCTGGATACTGTTGCAGCCGAGGGACTATCTGAATTCATTCCTGCTGTATGGGATGATGGCTGCGGCAATAATCGGGATATTATTTACTGGTACCCAGATAACTCTTCCTGCATACACAGGGTTCGGGGGCATCAATGGAACAAGCCAGCTGTTTCCGATGTTGTTTATTACAGTTGCGTGCGGTGCAATCTCTGGATTTCACAGTCTTGTTGGGTCGGGAACAACATCAAAACAGCTTGACCATGAAAAAGATGCTAAATTGATTGGATACGGCGGAATGCTCATAGAATGTGTTCTTGCCATTATTGCACTTATTGCCGTGGGAACCCTGTTTGCACAGGGATCCATGCCGTCTGGAACACCTACACAGGTATTTGCCGCCGGTATTGCCAATATGGTTGCTGCTCTGGGAATTCCGCAGTACTATGATGTGGCGTATATCGTTTTGATTCTTGCGATATCTGCCTTTGCATTAACTTCTTTGGATACTGCTACAAGGCTTGCAAGATACATGTTCCAGGAATTCTTCTCTGATGACGGCATTCCTACCAAAGCCAGAAAACTGCTTACCAACCCTTATTTTTCTACGCTTATAACAGTAGGGCTCGGAGCGCTTCTTGCAACAGGCGGATATGAAAACATATGGCCCTTATTTGGATCTGCCAATCAGCTTCTGGCCGTGTTGGCATTGATGGCAGTAGCTGCCTGGATGGTACATGAAGGAAAATCAAATAAAATGTTCATAATTCCTATGGCGTTCATGCTTGTAGCATCCATCTCAGCATTATGCATAACTTTCTACAACAACGTAATGAAACTGTTTGTTTTAGGAACTGGAACCTTTATTGCTGAAGGTTTGCAGCTGATCTTAATTGTGATCTTAATCATATTTTCAATAGTCCTTGTGATTGATGGAATCAATGCTTTAAGGTCGCATAAACAGAAAAACCGTAAGGGAAAAGCTGACCTTGGCAACAAATTGTAA
- a CDS encoding 50S ribosomal protein L11, whose translation MADTVEVLVEGGKATPGQPLGPALGPLGVNIPQIVGAINEKTKAFDGMKVPVKIIIDKDKNFEIKVGTPPTSSLVTKELGIEKGSGSTKADKVGDLKIEQVVKIAQMKGDSLMGKDVKMRSLEVIGTCDSMGVTIDGKEPRAIRKDILDGAYDQAFVE comes from the coding sequence ATGGCAGATACAGTTGAGGTATTAGTTGAAGGCGGAAAAGCCACTCCCGGTCAGCCACTCGGTCCAGCACTTGGACCTCTCGGTGTTAATATTCCTCAGATCGTTGGAGCAATAAATGAAAAGACAAAGGCATTCGATGGAATGAAAGTCCCTGTTAAAATTATAATTGACAAGGACAAGAACTTTGAAATAAAAGTAGGAACACCCCCAACATCTTCTTTGGTTACAAAAGAACTGGGCATTGAGAAAGGCTCTGGATCTACAAAAGCTGATAAAGTCGGGGATCTCAAAATCGAGCAGGTCGTAAAGATCGCTCAGATGAAAGGCGATTCTCTTATGGGAAAAGATGTTAAAATGCGTTCTCTGGAAGTCATCGGAACCTGTGATTCAATGGGAGTCACAATCGATGGAAAAGAGCCGAGAGCTATCCGTAAAGATATTCTTGATGGCGCATACGATCAGGCTTTTGTTGAATAA
- a CDS encoding transcription elongation factor Spt5, whose product MMYQDPQGAASESSSGMLSLIFDETEFKVPASGSINTSFQIKGSDSSKKKVRLSIALELIPDDAAEWNVRLFDSTGASLYDNQSSHSSSDFDVSIEGSSAKIIKMDIYAPIGASLHDRLYIKINASLVDIPSEYASVQYTAEARQSIMALKTSIGHEKDVADGIASRAKAGKSDISAILAPTNLRGYVLIEGMNTDKMREIVRGVRKAHSFVEGEMNFDEIDHYLAPKPLVSGIVEGDVVELVAGPFKGEKARVQQIDEAKEEITVELFEAMVPIPVTVRGDHVRVLEKER is encoded by the coding sequence ATGATGTATCAAGATCCTCAAGGTGCCGCTTCTGAGAGTAGTAGCGGTATGCTATCTCTCATTTTTGATGAAACTGAGTTTAAAGTACCAGCTTCTGGTTCAATAAACACATCTTTCCAGATTAAGGGTTCAGATTCTTCTAAGAAGAAAGTTAGATTAAGCATTGCTTTAGAACTCATACCTGATGACGCTGCAGAATGGAATGTAAGATTATTCGATTCAACAGGAGCCTCGCTCTACGATAATCAAAGTTCACATTCTTCATCAGACTTTGACGTCTCTATCGAAGGTTCCAGTGCGAAAATCATTAAGATGGATATTTACGCTCCAATCGGAGCATCTTTACACGACAGGCTTTATATAAAAATAAACGCAAGCCTTGTGGATATACCAAGTGAATATGCTTCTGTTCAGTACACGGCAGAGGCTAGACAGTCAATAATGGCACTTAAAACTTCAATCGGTCATGAAAAAGATGTTGCGGACGGTATCGCAAGCCGTGCTAAAGCCGGTAAATCTGATATCTCTGCAATACTCGCTCCTACTAATCTCAGGGGATACGTTCTCATCGAAGGTATGAATACTGATAAGATGAGAGAAATCGTCAGGGGTGTTAGGAAAGCTCACAGCTTTGTTGAAGGAGAAATGAACTTTGATGAAATAGATCATTATCTCGCACCAAAGCCTCTCGTTTCTGGCATAGTCGAAGGCGATGTTGTTGAGTTGGTCGCCGGCCCGTTCAAGGGTGAAAAGGCCAGGGTTCAGCAGATTGATGAAGCTAAAGAAGAGATTACAGTCGAATTGTTCGAAGCAATGGTTCCTATCCCAGTTACTGTGCGAGGGGACCATGTAAGAGTTCTTGAAAAAGAAAGGTGA
- a CDS encoding protein translocase SEC61 complex subunit gamma, with translation MNVVDKSWEVQKNVEERAKSIGKGKYGRVLKMARKPSYEEYLGIVKITALGIALIGGVGFVIYWLMNYLPGYF, from the coding sequence ATGAATGTAGTTGATAAATCTTGGGAAGTTCAAAAAAACGTCGAAGAGCGAGCTAAAAGTATCGGTAAAGGAAAGTATGGTAGAGTACTGAAGATGGCTCGCAAACCATCGTATGAAGAATATTTGGGCATTGTTAAGATCACTGCATTAGGAATAGCTCTTATTGGTGGAGTTGGATTCGTAATTTACTGGCTTATGAATTACCTGCCAGGATACTTCTAA